The DNA window TGTTCTTGCGGAACAGGTCTCCGGTCGAGATCTGCGGGATGCCGAGCTTCTCGGAGAGCTTCTGCGCCTGGGTTCCTTTGCCCGTCCCGGGCGGTCCGAGCAGCACGACTCTCACTTGAGGAACCCTTCGTAGTTTCTTTGCATCAGCTGGCTCTCGATTTGCTTCACGGTATCCAAGCCGACACCAACCATGATCAAAACTCCGACACCGCCGAATGGCAGGTTCTGTGCGGGCCCGCTGGTTCCGACCGTGAGGAACAAGTTCGGTAGCACGGCGATCACGCCGAGATAGATGGAGCCCGGCAGGGTGATCCGGTTGAGCACATATCGCAGATAGTCGGCGGTGGGCGCGCCCGGGCGGATGCCGGGGATGAACCCACCGAACTTCTTCATTTCGTCGGCACGTTCTTCGGGGTTGAACGTGATCGACACATAGAAGTACGTGAAGAAGACGATCAGTCCGAAGTAGACCGCGATATAGGCCGGGTCCGACGGGTTTGTCAGATACTCCGCGATGAACCGGGAGAATCCGCTGTTGGCCGCGTTCGGATCGCCGCTGGTGACGAGCTGGGTGATCAGGTGCGGGATGTAGATGAGCGACGACGCGAAGATGACCGGGATGACGCCTGCCTGGTTGACCTTCAGTGGCAGGTACGTCGATGTGCCGCCGTACATCCGCCTGCCCACCATGCGCTTGGCGTACTGGACCGGTATGCGTCGTTGGCCCTGCTCGACGAACACCACACCGACGATGATCGCCAGCGCCCCCACACAGACCATGGTGAACACCAGGCCACCGCGGCTGTCCAGGATGGCCTTGCCCTCACCCGGCATGGCCGAGGCGATGCTGGCGAAGATGATCAGCGACATGCCGTTGCCGATGCCGCGCTCGGTGACCAGCTCGCCCATCCACATCACCAGCGCCGCGCCTGCGGTCATCACCAGCACCATGACGACGAGGGTGAAGATGTTCAGGCCCTCGTCCTGGCCCTGGATGATCTCCAACGTGCAGCCCTGCAGCAGCCCACCGTTGGCGGCCAGCGCGATGATGCTCGTGGATTGCAGCAGCGCCAACGCAATCGCAAGATAACGCGTGTACTGCGTCATCTTGGTCTGGCCGGCCTGACCCTCTTTACGCAGCTGCTCGAATCGTGGAATGACCACGGTCAACAGCTGGACGATGATGCTGGCGGTGATGTAGGGCATGATGCCGACCGCGAACACCGAGAGTTGCAGCAGCGCGCCGCCGGAGAACAGGTTGATCAATGAGTAGACCTGGCCGGACTCGCCGCCGCTGACCTCTGCGATGCACTGCTGCACGTTCGGGTAGTTGACGCCGGGCGACGGAATCGAGGCGCCCACCCGGTAGAGAATGACGATTCCCAGTGTGAGGAGGATTTTCCGCCTGAGGTCGACCGTCCGCAGTGACGAGATGAAAGCCGAAAGCACTCTTCCTCCTGCGCAGCCGACCTGTGACTAGCGGCATGCAAATGTGGCTGGTCTGACCAGCGGGTTCTGGTTAAGTCGGGTGTGCATCCCCGTCAGGCGCGCAGCCTGCGAAGTCACGCGTCAAACAGTCTACGAGACTAACAGTTGCAGCTCGGATGCCCCGCATCACGCTGCCCGGATC is part of the Mycolicibacterium tusciae JS617 genome and encodes:
- the secY gene encoding preprotein translocase subunit SecY; amino-acid sequence: MLSAFISSLRTVDLRRKILLTLGIVILYRVGASIPSPGVNYPNVQQCIAEVSGGESGQVYSLINLFSGGALLQLSVFAVGIMPYITASIIVQLLTVVIPRFEQLRKEGQAGQTKMTQYTRYLAIALALLQSTSIIALAANGGLLQGCTLEIIQGQDEGLNIFTLVVMVLVMTAGAALVMWMGELVTERGIGNGMSLIIFASIASAMPGEGKAILDSRGGLVFTMVCVGALAIIVGVVFVEQGQRRIPVQYAKRMVGRRMYGGTSTYLPLKVNQAGVIPVIFASSLIYIPHLITQLVTSGDPNAANSGFSRFIAEYLTNPSDPAYIAVYFGLIVFFTYFYVSITFNPEERADEMKKFGGFIPGIRPGAPTADYLRYVLNRITLPGSIYLGVIAVLPNLFLTVGTSGPAQNLPFGGVGVLIMVGVGLDTVKQIESQLMQRNYEGFLK